In a genomic window of Telopea speciosissima isolate NSW1024214 ecotype Mountain lineage chromosome 5, Tspe_v1, whole genome shotgun sequence:
- the LOC122661794 gene encoding uncharacterized protein LOC122661794, with amino-acid sequence MSWSSSDNFFVSSKLEVFSVDLFSEPLELTQSKAVVFDGPKGDDFKRFLCFKNLRVNRQGKAIVLIQKRDVDGEFLESQYDSFILETVVSLGPFGFLNVPLPIPQVVNELQSLLDNTNAELAKKNDELNELHSLLDNTKTDLTKKNDALNELQSLLDDTEAELANKNDALKKLKKRKIDQGWTHEQF; translated from the coding sequence ATGAGTTGGTCATCAAGTGATAACTTTTTTGTGAGCTCAAAGTTAGAGGTCTTCTCAGTAGACCTCTTTTCCGAACCATTAGAATTGACACAGAGCAAAGCTGTCGTCTTCGACGGGCCGAAGGGTGATGATTTCAAGAGGTTCTTGTGTTTTAAGAACCTTCGAGTAAAccgtcaaggaaaggctattgtACTCATCCAAAAGCGCGACGTCGATGGTGAATTCCTTGAAAGTCAGTATGATTCCTTCATTTTAGAAACAGTTGTATCGTTGGGCCCTTTTGGTTTCCTAAACGTACCATTGCCAATACCGCAAGTGGTGAACGAATTGCAAAGCCTCCTGGACAATACCAACGCTGAATTGGCAAAGAAGAATGATGAACTTAATGAATTGCATAGCCTCTTGGACAATACCAAAACTGATTTGACGAAGAAGAATGATGCACTTAATGAATTGCAAAGCCTCTTGGACGATACCGAGGCTGAATTGGCGAATAAGAATGATGCGctgaaaaaattaaagaagcgGAAGATTGATCAGGGCTGGACTCATGAACAGTTTTGA
- the LOC122663293 gene encoding putative disease resistance protein At3g14460, with amino-acid sequence MYSLNELQMMVGLQHLTSLRRLVIDRCPKLLSLLDNDVEVGLRGGVGEGVLVLPSCIEYMELSYCDSLKKRPQSLCNLHCLKDAMIEGAVGLTCLPKGLDKLTSLQTMTISKCPNLVSLAERKLPIGLQSFSIEDCHNLESLPEELDKLTSLQIMRISKCPNLVSLAEMKLPIELQSLSIKECLALESFPDMGLPTTLVNLFIEKCGKLNSLPQGLHKLRNLEALYIMECSFLMDCKHLEPLCSLGLQNLTSLKSVTIVGCPDLVSILKGLLPTNLEYFYITDCPILESLHDGLSDLNSLNHLSIINCPILAQRYQQKKGDEWSKIAQIPDVQIDGRRQYFNEVNDVGEENDIDEENDKM; translated from the exons ATGTATTCTTTGAACGAGCTGCAGATGATGGTTGGACTTCAACACCTCACTTCACTTAGACGTTTGGTAATTGACAGATGTCCTAAACTTTTGTCTTTGCTAGACAATGATGTTGAGGTGGGACTGCGAGGGGGAGTGGGAGAGGGAGTACTGGTCCTTCCGTCTTGCATTGAATATATGGAACTTTCCTATTGTGACAGCCTAAAGAAGCGACCACAAAGCCTATGCAACCTTCATTGCCTTAAAGACGCAATGATTGAAGGGGCTGTAGGACTGACATGCTTGCCTAAAGGGCTGGACAAACTCACGTCTCTCCAGACAATGACAATTTCAAAGTGTCCAAATCTTGTGTCCTTGGCGGAAAGGAAGTTGCCAATTGGACTTCAATCTTTTTCTATTGAAGATTGCCACAATCTTGAGTCCCTGCCGGAGGAGCTGGACAAACTCACGTCTCTCCAGATAATGAGAATTTCAAAGTGTCCAAATCTTGTGTCCTTGGCGGAAATGAAGTTGCCAATTGAACTTCAATCTCTTTCTATTAAAGAATGCTTAGCTCTTGAGTCCTTTCCAGATATGGGGTTACCCACTACGCTTGTGAATCTGTTCATTGAAAAATGTGGAAAACTGAATTCTTTGCCTCAGGGACTGCACAAACTCAGAAACCTTGAAGCACTGTATATTATGGAATGCTCTTTTCTTATGGATTGCAAACATCTTGAACCCCTCTGTAGCTTGGGCCTTCAAAATCTTACCTCTCTTAAAAGTGTCACCATTGTTGGATGTCCTGATCTTGTGTCCATTCTAAAGGGCCTGCTTCCCACCAATCTTGAGTATTTTTACATCACTGACTGCCCAATTCTTGAATCCCTACATGATGGACTCTCTGACCTAAACTCTCTTAATCATTTGAGTATCATTAATTGTCCAATACTAGCACAACGATACCAACAGAAGAAAGGAGACGAGTGGTCCAAGATTGCCCAAATCCCTGACGTACAGATAGATGGCCGAAGGCAATACTTTAATGAG GTGAATGACGTTGGTGAG GAGAATGACATTGATGAG GAGAATGACAAGATGTGA
- the LOC122663294 gene encoding putative disease resistance RPP13-like protein 1, giving the protein MVRLPDSITSLYNLQTLILSECDCLRELPKDLGDLVNLRHLILPGKYPMMHKMPLQFGNLTNLQTLTEFSMGLHTSDSSSIRELRDLSQLRGTLRISKLENVSNTGTDAMEANLKNKPHLRELGLCWSYYGSKDRFPDSRDEKVEESVLDQLQPHTNLEMLRIVNYGGARFPSWVGHHSFSNLVAVILSSCHKCVVLPYLRQLPSLKHLMIDSCNAVKLTCNESYRDHSSVNKQFRSLETLVICVMTEWEDWSEVVEEEQDGEEFPCLHKLTIRNCPKLRRVSHRFSSLGTMTIEKCNELRELPKLLPSLQQLRIEKCEKLAVLPSFPSIQKLALEACHQITTLSSSDS; this is encoded by the coding sequence ATGGTGAGGTTACCTGATTCAATTACAAGTTTGTACAATTTACAAACGTTGATCCTAAGCGAGTGCGACTGTCTTAGAGAGTTGCCTAAAGATCTGGGTGACCTTGTCAACCTTCGCCATCTCATTCTCCCCGGCAAATATCCAATGATGCATAAAATGCCATTGCAATTTGGAAATTTGACTAATCTTCAAACGTTAACTGAATTCAGTATGGGCTTACATACTAGTGACTCTAGTAGCATTAGAGAGTTGAGGGACTTGTCGCAACTCCGAGGGACCCTAAGAATTTCAAAATTGGAAAATGTAAGCAATACTGGGACAGATGCCATGGAGGCCAATTTAAAGAATAAGCCACACCTTCGTGAGTTAGGGTTGTGCTGGAGTTATTATGGAAGCAAGGATAGATTTCCAGATTCACGAGATGAAAAAGTTGAGGAGAGTGTACTTGACCAACTGCAACCTCATACCAATCTTGAAATGTTAAGAATTGTTAATTATGGTGGTGCAAGATTTCCAAGTTGGGTAGGCCACCATTCCTTCTCTAACTTAGTGGCTGTGATACTCAGTAGTTGTCATAAATGTGTGGTCTTGCCTTATTTACGACAACTACCCTCTCTCAAACACCTCATGATCGACAGTTGCAATGCAGTAAAATTGACATGTAATGAATCTTATagggatcattcatcagttaATAAGCAGTTCCGGTCATTGGAGACACTGGTGATTTGTGTTATGACCGAATGGGAGGATTGGTCCgaggtggttgaagaagaacaGGATGGAGAAGAATTCCCTTGCCTGCATAAGCTGACGATAAGAAATTGCCCCAAGCTGAGGAGGGTCTCTCACCGCTTTTCTAGCCTCGGAACAATGACAATAGAAAAATGTAATGAACTAAGAGAACTCCCCAAGCTCCTTCCTTCATTGCAACAGCTCAGGATagaaaaatgtgaaaaattagCTGTCCTTCCGAGCTTTCCATCCATTCAAAAGTTGGCGTTGGAGGCATGTCACCAGATTACAACATTGTCATCATCCGACTCTTAG
- the LOC122663295 gene encoding putative disease resistance RPP13-like protein 1 — protein MSGVEQLFRGSFRSDFLQVAFHRFASPELLDFLVRWKIDLDEVDSLKRTSAMIQALSDDAEVKQFTNVAVKLWLNRLKQLLYDADDILDEYANEIVRLKLESAHQTQQGFTRIGSEGRDISEMSLESQYRTHPLQTQQVRNPVPVTLGESSVSSLLEFDTQSDVKGIDERFGSKLKDINQRLKIVAQEGLTLGLNSNIISKQRVFGQRPPTCSLVISYKVVGREDDMSKIVKWLLSDNIPSRPDNNDSNFSVLPIVGMGGAGKTTLAQLVYNHESIQNHFGLKGWVCVSEDFDVVRLTKGILESATGSSPNSDSLDLLQGKLKEVLNNKRYLMILDDVWNENYERWDALSTAFAFGKPGSKILVTTRNKAVASIVRTDLNYHDHDIKGLSDEACLELVRRHAFMHGNSFDDANEKLEIFGEEILKKCKGLPLAVKALAGILRDKRENCEWKDILESEIWDLGETTDQILPSLVLSYHHLPPHLKRSFAYCSLFPKDYVFEKNELVRLWMAESMVQPKGTKRLEDIGVGYFDDLFMRSFFELSKSSFEYKSPQEMVWTCYDTLASNELQIECRTFTFRKWQGDRYLFEDLSR, from the exons atgtcagGTGTGGAGCAGCTTTTCCGAGGGTCCTTCCGCTCGGATTTCCTTCAGGTGGCCTTCCACAGGTTTGCCTCTCCTGAGTTGCTGGACTTCTTAGTCCGATGGAAAATCGACTTGGATGAAGTGGATTCACTGAAGCGGACGTCAGCCATGATCCAGGCCTTATCTGATGATGCTGAAGTGAAGCAGTTCACCAACGTTGCTGTGAAACTGTGGCTCAATCGCCTCAAACAACTCCTCTATGATGCAGATGATATACTGGATGAGTATGCCAATGAAATTGTACGCTTGAAATTGGAATCAGCTCACCAAACCCAACAG GGATTTACAAGGATTGGATCAGAAGGAAGGGATATCAGCGAGATGTCATTGGAATCTCAATATCGGACTCACCCTCTCCAAACCCAACAGGTACGAAACCCTGTTCCTGTCACTCTAGGTGAAAGTAGTGTTTCATCCTTGTTGGAATTTGATACACAATCTGACGTTAAGGGCATCGATGAGAGATTTGGATCAAAGTTAAAGGATATCAACCAGAGGTTGAAAATTGTTGCACAAGAAGGTTTAACTCTAGGTTTGAACTCGAACATCATCTCAAAACAAAGGGTATTCGGTCAAAGGCCACCAACGTGTTCTTTGGTGATTAGTTATAAAGTTGTTGGCAGAGAGGATGATATGTCGAAGATTGTTAAATGGTTGCTGTCAGACAACATTCCAAGTCGTCCCGATAACAATGATAGTAACTTCTCGGTGCTGCCTATAGTCGGCATGGGTGGAGCTGGAAAGACAACCTTAGCTCAACTTGTTTATAACCATGAGAGTATTCAGAACCATTTTGGTCTGAAAGGTTGGGTCTGTGTTTCGGAAGATTTTGATGTGGTGAGGCTAACCAAAGGAATTCTAGAGTCAGCCACTGGATCATCCCCAAATTCTGATTCACTGGACCTACTACAGGGGAAACTCAAAGAAGTTTTGAACAATAAAAGATACCTAATGATTCTGGATGATGTGTGGAATGAGAATTACGAGAGATGGGATGCCTTAAGTACCGCTTTTGCATTCGGTAAACCAGGAAGCAAGATATTGGTTACGACACGGAACAAAGCCGTTGCATCAATCGTGCGCACTGATCTGAACTATCATGATCATGATATTAAAGGTCTGTCAGATGAGGCTTGTTTGGAATTGGTCAGAAGGCATGCTTTCATGCATGGAAATTCATTTGATGATGCAAATGAAAAGCTGGAAATatttggagaagaaattctGAAGAAATGTAAGGGTTTACCTTTGGCTGTAAAGGCACTTGCTGGCATCTTGCGAGATAAAAGGGAGAATTGTGAATGGAAAGATATCTTGGAAAGTGAAATATGGGATTTAGGAGAGACTACTGATCAGATCCTCCCATCGCTCGTTTTGAGCTATCATCATCTTCCTCCGCATCTGAAGAGGTCCTTCGCATATTGTTCTTTATTTCCCAAGGACTACGTATTTGAAAAGAATGAATTGGTCAGATTATGGATGGCAGAAAGTATGGTGCAGCCAAAAGGGACGAAACGGCTTGAAGATATAGGAGTGGGGTACTTCGACGATCTCTTTATGAGGTCCTTCTTTGAACTAAGTAAAAGTTCTTTTGAATACAAATCCCCCCAGGAAATGGTCTGGACATGCTATGATACACTCGCTTCCAATGAGTTACAAATTGAATGTCGTACATTCACCTTTAGGAAGTGGCAAGGTGATAGATATTTATTTGAAGACTTATCAAG GTGA